A genomic segment from Cinclus cinclus chromosome 11, bCinCin1.1, whole genome shotgun sequence encodes:
- the DPY19L3 gene encoding probable C-mannosyltransferase DPY19L3 isoform X3: protein MTTIRQRRVGKGTEAAEDQPSEETNVKPDGKIPPDPPGGKLWNILSITVGGIVAISLGLLTSVYVATLHENDLWFSNIKEVEREISFRTECGLYYSYYKQMIQAASIQQGLHGLVYDNKTESVRTINILERMNVYQEVFLSILYRILPIQQYLEPVYFYIYTLFGLQAVYVIALYVTSWLLSGTWLSGLLAACWYITNRVDTTRVEFTIPLRENWALPFFAVQIAAITYLLRTHLQPAQERLTLMAVFMATFLFSLTWQFNQFMMLIQALALFTLDCLDMLPTAKVTWLYIIQISGLLLVCVLQFFNSMILGSLLISFNVSVLIARTIQKNLKRGGLLNRLGKLILHVLLVLCLTLLINKLIKKILNLESDEHIFKFLKAKFGFGATRDFDANLYLCEEAFGLLPLNTFSRLSSTLLFYIYGFVLFLLTVAAVIVAFRNLSGSNQVQLKEKMGEYTVTLKPDAAYSLVHTVLFGCLALSTMRMKYLWTSHMCVFASFGLCSTEVWKLILKCLHLYTSHRTQVLKYSVPIITLLYISFKFWPGIMDELSELREFYDPDTVELMNWINSAVNSGDP from the exons TCAATAACTGTTGGTGGAATTGTTGCCATCTCTCTTGGACTTCTTACTTCTGTTTATGTGGCTACACTACATGAAAATGACCTGTGGTTTTCCAATATCAAG GAAGTCGAAAGAGAAATTTCATTCAGAACTGAGTGTGGACTTTATTATTCCTACTACAAACAGATGATTCAGGCTGCTTCTATACAGCAAG GTTTACATGGTTTAGTATATGACAATAAAACTGAATCTGTGAGGACAATTAACATACTTGAAAGAATGAATGTTTACCAGGAGGTGTTTCTCAGCATTCTGTATAGGATTCTTCCAATTCAG CAATACCTAGagcctgtttatttttatatctacACTTTGTTTGGACTTCAGGCAGTTTATGTCATTGCTCTGTATGTAACAAGCTGGCTTCTTAGTGGAACATGGCTTTCAGGGTTGTTGGCAGCTTGCTGGTATATTACAAACAG AGTGGATACTACAAGGGTAGAATTCACCATTCCTTTAAGGGAgaactgggcactgccattCTTTGCTGTTCAGATAGCAGCCATCACATACCTTCTCAGAACTCATTTACAGCCTGCTCAAGAA AGGCTCACACTCATGGCTGTATTCATGGCAACGTTTCTCTTTAGCCTGACTTGGCAATTTAACCAGTTTATGATGCTGATACAAGCATTGGCATTATTCACACTGGACTGCTTGGACATGCTTCCCACAGCAAAG GTTACATGGCTCTATATAATTCAGATTTCTGGATTATTGCTGGTCTGTGTCCTACAGTTCTtcaattctatgattcttggATCATTACTTATAAGTTTTAATGTTTCTGTCTTAATAGCAAGAACAATCCAG aAAAACCTAAAAAGGGGTGGCTTGCTTAATAGGCTTGGGAAACTTATCCTCCATGTTCTACTAGTCTTGTGCTTGACTCTcctaataaataaattaattaag AAAATTCTTAATCTTGAGTCAGATGAGCATATATTCaaatttctgaaagcaaaatttgGATTTGGAGCAACAAG agattttgATGCTAACCTGTATCTTTGTGAAGAAGCCTTTGGTTTACTACctttaaatactttttcaaGACTCTCCAGTACATTACTTTTCTACATCTATGGATTTGTTCTCTTCCTCCTGACAGTAGCAGCTGTAATTGTTGCCTTTCGGAACCTCAG TGGTTCAAATCAAGTCcagttaaaggaaaaaatgggagaatACACAGTGACACTGAAGCCTGATGCTGCCTATAGCTTAGTTCACACAGTTCTTTTTGGATGTCTGGCATTAAGCACaatgag GATGAAGTACCTCTGGACATCCCACATGTGTGTATTTGCATCCTTTGGCCTGTGCAGTACAGAGGTTTGGAAACTCATCCTCAAGTGTCTCCATCTCTACACATCCCACAGG ACACAGGTGCTTAAGTATTCTGTACCAATAATTACATTACTGTACATTTCATTTAAg tTCTGGCCAGGAATAATGGATGAACTATCAGAGCTGAGAGAATTCTATGACCCAGACACTGTGGAGCTGATGAACTGGATTAA CTCAGCAGTGAACTCTGGTGACCCATGA
- the DPY19L3 gene encoding probable C-mannosyltransferase DPY19L3 isoform X1 — protein MTTIRQRRVGKGTEAAEDQPSEETNVKPDGKIPPDPPGGKLWNILSITVGGIVAISLGLLTSVYVATLHENDLWFSNIKEVEREISFRTECGLYYSYYKQMIQAASIQQGLHGLVYDNKTESVRTINILERMNVYQEVFLSILYRILPIQQYLEPVYFYIYTLFGLQAVYVIALYVTSWLLSGTWLSGLLAACWYITNRVDTTRVEFTIPLRENWALPFFAVQIAAITYLLRTHLQPAQERLTLMAVFMATFLFSLTWQFNQFMMLIQALALFTLDCLDMLPTAKVTWLYIIQISGLLLVCVLQFFNSMILGSLLISFNVSVLIARTIQKNLKRGGLLNRLGKLILHVLLVLCLTLLINKLIKKILNLESDEHIFKFLKAKFGFGATRDFDANLYLCEEAFGLLPLNTFSRLSSTLLFYIYGFVLFLLTVAAVIVAFRNLSGSNQVQLKEKMGEYTVTLKPDAAYSLVHTVLFGCLALSTMRMKYLWTSHMCVFASFGLCSTEVWKLILKCLHLYTSHRTQVLKYSVPIITLLYISFKFWPGIMDELSELREFYDPDTVELMNWIKSNTPNTAVFAGSMQLLAGVKLCTGRTLTNHPHYEDKNLRERTKQIYQIYAKRSPSDVHGILRSFGTDYVILEDSICYERRHSRGCRLRDLLDVANGHIMDGLGENEPDLKPSLYPRFCEEIKKTLPSYTVYFTRVFQNKTFHVYKLAKHK, from the exons TCAATAACTGTTGGTGGAATTGTTGCCATCTCTCTTGGACTTCTTACTTCTGTTTATGTGGCTACACTACATGAAAATGACCTGTGGTTTTCCAATATCAAG GAAGTCGAAAGAGAAATTTCATTCAGAACTGAGTGTGGACTTTATTATTCCTACTACAAACAGATGATTCAGGCTGCTTCTATACAGCAAG GTTTACATGGTTTAGTATATGACAATAAAACTGAATCTGTGAGGACAATTAACATACTTGAAAGAATGAATGTTTACCAGGAGGTGTTTCTCAGCATTCTGTATAGGATTCTTCCAATTCAG CAATACCTAGagcctgtttatttttatatctacACTTTGTTTGGACTTCAGGCAGTTTATGTCATTGCTCTGTATGTAACAAGCTGGCTTCTTAGTGGAACATGGCTTTCAGGGTTGTTGGCAGCTTGCTGGTATATTACAAACAG AGTGGATACTACAAGGGTAGAATTCACCATTCCTTTAAGGGAgaactgggcactgccattCTTTGCTGTTCAGATAGCAGCCATCACATACCTTCTCAGAACTCATTTACAGCCTGCTCAAGAA AGGCTCACACTCATGGCTGTATTCATGGCAACGTTTCTCTTTAGCCTGACTTGGCAATTTAACCAGTTTATGATGCTGATACAAGCATTGGCATTATTCACACTGGACTGCTTGGACATGCTTCCCACAGCAAAG GTTACATGGCTCTATATAATTCAGATTTCTGGATTATTGCTGGTCTGTGTCCTACAGTTCTtcaattctatgattcttggATCATTACTTATAAGTTTTAATGTTTCTGTCTTAATAGCAAGAACAATCCAG aAAAACCTAAAAAGGGGTGGCTTGCTTAATAGGCTTGGGAAACTTATCCTCCATGTTCTACTAGTCTTGTGCTTGACTCTcctaataaataaattaattaag AAAATTCTTAATCTTGAGTCAGATGAGCATATATTCaaatttctgaaagcaaaatttgGATTTGGAGCAACAAG agattttgATGCTAACCTGTATCTTTGTGAAGAAGCCTTTGGTTTACTACctttaaatactttttcaaGACTCTCCAGTACATTACTTTTCTACATCTATGGATTTGTTCTCTTCCTCCTGACAGTAGCAGCTGTAATTGTTGCCTTTCGGAACCTCAG TGGTTCAAATCAAGTCcagttaaaggaaaaaatgggagaatACACAGTGACACTGAAGCCTGATGCTGCCTATAGCTTAGTTCACACAGTTCTTTTTGGATGTCTGGCATTAAGCACaatgag GATGAAGTACCTCTGGACATCCCACATGTGTGTATTTGCATCCTTTGGCCTGTGCAGTACAGAGGTTTGGAAACTCATCCTCAAGTGTCTCCATCTCTACACATCCCACAGG ACACAGGTGCTTAAGTATTCTGTACCAATAATTACATTACTGTACATTTCATTTAAg tTCTGGCCAGGAATAATGGATGAACTATCAGAGCTGAGAGAATTCTATGACCCAGACACTGTGGAGCTGATGAACTGGATTAA GTCAAACACTCCAAACACAGCAGTGTTTGCTGGGAGCATGCAGCTGTTGGCAGGAGTCAAGCTGTGCACTGGACGGACCTTAACCAACCATCCCCATTATGAGGATAAGAATCTGAGAGAGAGAACAAAGCAG ATTTACCAGATCTATGCCAAGCGATCTCCCAGTGACGTGCACGGAATCCTGCGCTCCTTCGGCACGGACTACGTGATCCTGGAGGACAGCATTTGCTATGAGAGGAGGCACAGCAGGGGCTGCCGCCTGCGCGACCTGCTCGATGTAGCCAATGGCCAC ATCATGGATGGCTTGGGAGAGAATGAACCTGATTTGAAACCTTCACTGTATCCTCGCTTctgtgaggaaataaaaaaaacccttccttctTACACCGTGTATTTCACCAGGgtgtttcaaaacaaaacattccatGTTTACAAACTTGCCAAGCATAAATAA
- the DPY19L3 gene encoding probable C-mannosyltransferase DPY19L3 isoform X2, which yields MTTIRQRRVGKGTEAAEDQPSEETNVKPDGKIPPDPPGGKLWNILSITVGGIVAISLGLLTSVYVATLHENDLWFSNIKEVEREISFRTECGLYYSYYKQMIQAASIQQGLHGLVYDNKTESVRTINILERMNVYQEVFLSILYRILPIQQYLEPVYFYIYTLFGLQAVYVIALYVTSWLLSGTWLSGLLAACWYITNRVDTTRVEFTIPLRENWALPFFAVQIAAITYLLRTHLQPAQERLTLMAVFMATFLFSLTWQFNQFMMLIQALALFTLDCLDMLPTAKVTWLYIIQISGLLLVCVLQFFNSMILGSLLISFNVSVLIARTIQKNLKRGGLLNRLGKLILHVLLVLCLTLLINKLIKKILNLESDEHIFKFLKAKFGFGATRDFDANLYLCEEAFGLLPLNTFSRLSSTLLFYIYGFVLFLLTVAAVIVAFRNLSGSNQVQLKEKMGEYTVTLKPDAAYSLVHTVLFGCLALSTMRMKYLWTSHMCVFASFGLCSTEVWKLILKCLHLYTSHRTQVLKYSVPIITLLYISFKFWPGIMDELSELREFYDPDTVELMNWIKSNTPNTAVFAGSMQLLAGVKLCTGRTLTNHPHYEDKNLRERTKQSQVFVRLKIEES from the exons TCAATAACTGTTGGTGGAATTGTTGCCATCTCTCTTGGACTTCTTACTTCTGTTTATGTGGCTACACTACATGAAAATGACCTGTGGTTTTCCAATATCAAG GAAGTCGAAAGAGAAATTTCATTCAGAACTGAGTGTGGACTTTATTATTCCTACTACAAACAGATGATTCAGGCTGCTTCTATACAGCAAG GTTTACATGGTTTAGTATATGACAATAAAACTGAATCTGTGAGGACAATTAACATACTTGAAAGAATGAATGTTTACCAGGAGGTGTTTCTCAGCATTCTGTATAGGATTCTTCCAATTCAG CAATACCTAGagcctgtttatttttatatctacACTTTGTTTGGACTTCAGGCAGTTTATGTCATTGCTCTGTATGTAACAAGCTGGCTTCTTAGTGGAACATGGCTTTCAGGGTTGTTGGCAGCTTGCTGGTATATTACAAACAG AGTGGATACTACAAGGGTAGAATTCACCATTCCTTTAAGGGAgaactgggcactgccattCTTTGCTGTTCAGATAGCAGCCATCACATACCTTCTCAGAACTCATTTACAGCCTGCTCAAGAA AGGCTCACACTCATGGCTGTATTCATGGCAACGTTTCTCTTTAGCCTGACTTGGCAATTTAACCAGTTTATGATGCTGATACAAGCATTGGCATTATTCACACTGGACTGCTTGGACATGCTTCCCACAGCAAAG GTTACATGGCTCTATATAATTCAGATTTCTGGATTATTGCTGGTCTGTGTCCTACAGTTCTtcaattctatgattcttggATCATTACTTATAAGTTTTAATGTTTCTGTCTTAATAGCAAGAACAATCCAG aAAAACCTAAAAAGGGGTGGCTTGCTTAATAGGCTTGGGAAACTTATCCTCCATGTTCTACTAGTCTTGTGCTTGACTCTcctaataaataaattaattaag AAAATTCTTAATCTTGAGTCAGATGAGCATATATTCaaatttctgaaagcaaaatttgGATTTGGAGCAACAAG agattttgATGCTAACCTGTATCTTTGTGAAGAAGCCTTTGGTTTACTACctttaaatactttttcaaGACTCTCCAGTACATTACTTTTCTACATCTATGGATTTGTTCTCTTCCTCCTGACAGTAGCAGCTGTAATTGTTGCCTTTCGGAACCTCAG TGGTTCAAATCAAGTCcagttaaaggaaaaaatgggagaatACACAGTGACACTGAAGCCTGATGCTGCCTATAGCTTAGTTCACACAGTTCTTTTTGGATGTCTGGCATTAAGCACaatgag GATGAAGTACCTCTGGACATCCCACATGTGTGTATTTGCATCCTTTGGCCTGTGCAGTACAGAGGTTTGGAAACTCATCCTCAAGTGTCTCCATCTCTACACATCCCACAGG ACACAGGTGCTTAAGTATTCTGTACCAATAATTACATTACTGTACATTTCATTTAAg tTCTGGCCAGGAATAATGGATGAACTATCAGAGCTGAGAGAATTCTATGACCCAGACACTGTGGAGCTGATGAACTGGATTAA GTCAAACACTCCAAACACAGCAGTGTTTGCTGGGAGCATGCAGCTGTTGGCAGGAGTCAAGCTGTGCACTGGACGGACCTTAACCAACCATCCCCATTATGAGGATAAGAATCTGAGAGAGAGAACAAAGCAG TCTCAGGTCTTTGTTCGGCTCAAGATAGAGGAGTCATGA